The following are from one region of the Cytobacillus firmus genome:
- a CDS encoding M20 family metallopeptidase: MLENLLKDLISIDSSSKEGANQAIEYCHQWLSGHDLPSRVIENNGYKMAVCEIGSGDQTIIFNGHVDVVSGKDEQFIPVEVRDKIYGRGAADMKAGVAAMMSAVKELKNMPIGVKIQLQIVSDEEIGGFNCSGYLAEQGYRGDFVICSEPTQLGIALEAKGVIRLDIEIEGDPAHGSRPWEGINAIEKAFEVHQKLLKLPFAKESSEFYPYPSINLAKITGGDVYNKVPEKCVMSYDIRYLPHQNHEELIKQIEGITDGEIIMNMFSKPLVTARDNPFILMLEPIVEKHTEDKAVFFGQHGSADTVFFANYGIPAIEFGPTGMNWHGDKEYVLPHSIHLYEKMLIDFAMKFSN, translated from the coding sequence ATGCTGGAAAACTTATTGAAAGATCTCATTTCCATTGACAGCTCTTCAAAGGAGGGAGCAAACCAGGCCATTGAATATTGTCATCAATGGCTGTCAGGGCATGACCTCCCTTCAAGAGTCATCGAAAATAACGGCTATAAAATGGCTGTCTGTGAAATTGGAAGCGGGGATCAGACCATTATTTTTAATGGACATGTGGATGTTGTTTCAGGAAAGGATGAACAGTTCATTCCTGTAGAAGTCCGCGATAAGATCTATGGACGTGGAGCTGCGGATATGAAGGCCGGGGTTGCCGCCATGATGTCCGCGGTAAAAGAGCTCAAAAATATGCCCATAGGCGTAAAAATACAGCTTCAAATTGTTTCAGATGAAGAAATCGGCGGCTTTAACTGTTCCGGGTATTTAGCAGAACAGGGATATCGCGGCGATTTTGTCATATGCTCTGAACCCACTCAGCTTGGAATTGCGCTCGAAGCAAAAGGCGTTATCAGGCTGGACATTGAAATAGAAGGAGACCCTGCACACGGCAGCCGTCCATGGGAAGGAATCAATGCTATCGAAAAGGCTTTTGAAGTGCATCAAAAGCTATTAAAATTGCCTTTTGCAAAGGAATCATCCGAATTTTACCCATACCCTTCGATTAATCTTGCAAAAATAACCGGTGGGGATGTTTATAACAAGGTGCCTGAAAAATGTGTAATGTCGTATGATATCCGCTATTTGCCGCACCAGAACCATGAAGAGCTCATCAAGCAAATCGAAGGTATCACAGATGGGGAAATTATCATGAATATGTTCTCAAAGCCGCTTGTGACAGCCAGAGACAATCCTTTCATACTGATGCTTGAACCCATTGTGGAAAAGCACACCGAAGATAAAGCTGTTTTCTTTGGACAGCATGGTTCTGCGGATACAGTGTTCTTTGCCAATTACGGGATACCGGCCATTGAATTTGGCCCAACCGGCATGAACTGGCACGGTGATAAGGAATACGTTCTGCCGCATTCCATTCATTTATATGAAAAAATGCTGATCGACTTTGCTATGAAATTTTCAAATTAG
- a CDS encoding TIGR01777 family oxidoreductase, producing MRIAIAGGTGFVGSALVKKLLDKKHELFILTRNTANKNSSKNLNYVQWLNDDDSPEDALESIDVFINLSGESINSGRWTDERKKRILNSRITATREVLRIISRLEEKPYTLINASAVGYYGTSLNETFTEFNRKSGTDFLAETVRRWEEEASKAEEFEVRTVFCRFGIILEKNDGALPRIALPYKLFAGGPVGTGDQWVSWIHLDDVVNGILYCIEHEQLQGPVNFTSPNPLTMKEFGKILGDVLNRPHWLPAPGFALKIALGEMSTLVLEGQKVLPEKLQASGYKFLYKDLRSALRNIYQ from the coding sequence ATGAGAATAGCCATCGCCGGCGGAACTGGTTTTGTTGGAAGCGCCTTGGTTAAAAAATTACTGGATAAAAAACATGAACTATTCATTCTTACAAGAAATACAGCAAATAAAAACTCTTCTAAAAATCTGAATTATGTACAATGGCTGAACGATGATGACTCACCTGAGGATGCTCTGGAAAGCATTGACGTATTTATCAACCTGTCCGGTGAGTCCATTAACAGCGGGAGATGGACAGATGAACGCAAAAAGCGTATATTAAACAGCCGCATTACTGCCACAAGGGAAGTTCTCCGCATTATTAGCCGCCTTGAAGAAAAGCCGTATACATTAATCAATGCCAGTGCGGTCGGTTACTATGGCACATCCCTGAATGAAACCTTTACAGAATTCAACAGGAAAAGCGGCACTGATTTTTTAGCTGAAACAGTAAGACGCTGGGAAGAAGAGGCCTCCAAAGCAGAAGAGTTTGAAGTCCGGACCGTTTTCTGCAGATTTGGAATCATTCTCGAAAAGAACGATGGAGCCCTTCCGCGAATTGCCCTTCCCTACAAGCTATTTGCCGGAGGGCCTGTTGGAACTGGTGATCAATGGGTTTCATGGATTCATTTAGATGATGTTGTAAACGGAATCCTTTATTGTATTGAACACGAGCAGCTGCAGGGGCCCGTTAATTTTACATCTCCAAATCCCCTGACAATGAAAGAATTTGGAAAAATACTTGGTGACGTCCTTAATCGTCCCCACTGGCTGCCAGCTCCCGGTTTTGCTTTAAAAATAGCTCTCGGGGAAATGAGTACACTGGTATTAGAAGGGCAAAAAGTGCTTCCCGAAAAACTGCAGGCATCCGGCTATAAGTTCTTATATAAGGATTTGCGTTCAGCTCTCAGGAATATTTATCAATGA
- a CDS encoding ABC transporter ATP-binding protein, with amino-acid sequence MLKVNGINAFYGKIQVLKNISLEVEEGSIVTILGANGAGKTTTMKSISGMLKPQAGSIQFQGQDVTGLRPDQLLRKGIALVPEGRQILSGMTVLENLEMGAYHRKDNEIDRDIKSVMERFPILEERQKQLGGTLSGGQQQMLAIARAILSKPKLLLLDEPSMGLAPLIVADIFKIIKEINEAGTTVLLVEQNARQALKISHYGYVLETGKMVAEGSSEKLLNDPRIMEAYLGRKSS; translated from the coding sequence ATGCTTAAGGTAAATGGGATTAACGCTTTTTACGGGAAAATCCAGGTTCTTAAAAACATCAGCCTCGAAGTGGAAGAAGGCAGTATTGTTACGATCCTTGGCGCAAATGGTGCAGGAAAGACAACGACCATGAAGTCCATTTCCGGGATGCTTAAACCACAGGCAGGCAGCATTCAATTTCAGGGGCAGGATGTAACGGGACTCCGGCCGGACCAGCTGCTGCGCAAAGGGATTGCCCTTGTTCCGGAAGGCCGCCAGATTCTTTCCGGAATGACTGTGCTTGAAAACCTGGAAATGGGGGCATACCACCGGAAGGATAATGAAATTGACCGGGATATTAAGAGCGTTATGGAGCGTTTCCCCATCCTTGAAGAAAGGCAGAAACAGCTTGGCGGAACATTATCCGGCGGACAGCAGCAGATGCTGGCCATTGCGAGGGCCATCCTCAGCAAACCAAAGCTGCTTCTTCTGGATGAACCGTCAATGGGACTGGCCCCTCTGATTGTGGCTGACATCTTTAAAATTATTAAAGAAATTAATGAAGCGGGCACGACTGTTCTATTGGTAGAACAGAATGCAAGGCAGGCACTGAAAATATCACATTATGGGTATGTACTGGAAACAGGCAAAATGGTTGCTGAGGGAAGCTCAGAGAAGCTTCTGAATGATCCGCGTATCATGGAAGCCTACCTGGGGCGCAAATCAAGTTAA
- a CDS encoding YfhE family protein has product MDKKKRDKSKSTLSSMQEVTYSREFKRADKVGGFAGRQPKH; this is encoded by the coding sequence GTGGATAAAAAGAAAAGAGACAAATCCAAAAGCACGTTATCAAGCATGCAGGAAGTAACTTATTCAAGAGAATTCAAACGGGCTGACAAAGTCGGCGGATTCGCGGGCAGACAGCCTAAACATTAA
- a CDS encoding YfhD family protein has translation MGRAHGHKTRDKNKASLPQVPKNMKSDGIDVEFNRELADHDDLEAMARSKAADQRAKSRKKR, from the coding sequence ATGGGCCGTGCACATGGACATAAAACTCGTGATAAAAACAAAGCATCACTTCCACAAGTACCGAAAAACATGAAGTCTGACGGCATTGACGTAGAATTTAACCGCGAACTTGCCGATCATGATGATCTCGAGGCAATGGCACGTTCCAAGGCTGCCGATCAGCGGGCAAAAAGCCGCAAAAAGCGCTAA
- a CDS encoding DoxX family protein, protein MKWWKTPQAAVVWTVLRVWLGIQWLEAGWHKVADGFDAGGFMQGAIAKAGGDHPAVQGWYAGFLENVALPNADLFSTLVAWGEVLVGVGLILGAATIPALIAAAFMNLNFLLAGTTSTNPILYTAAIILLFTGAGAYYWGIDRFAYPYIKTMMKGGHGIGKREAHTH, encoded by the coding sequence ATGAAATGGTGGAAAACTCCTCAGGCAGCAGTTGTTTGGACAGTATTAAGAGTCTGGCTTGGTATACAATGGCTTGAAGCAGGATGGCATAAGGTAGCAGACGGATTTGATGCAGGCGGATTCATGCAGGGGGCCATTGCCAAAGCAGGCGGAGATCATCCGGCAGTGCAGGGCTGGTATGCGGGGTTCCTTGAAAATGTAGCACTGCCAAACGCGGATTTATTCAGCACTCTAGTGGCATGGGGCGAAGTTCTTGTCGGGGTTGGCCTTATACTCGGAGCTGCGACCATACCGGCTTTAATTGCAGCAGCTTTCATGAATCTAAACTTCTTATTAGCAGGAACAACAAGTACAAACCCAATACTGTATACAGCAGCAATTATCCTTCTATTTACAGGCGCAGGTGCTTACTACTGGGGAATTGACAGATTTGCTTATCCTTATATCAAGACAATGATGAAAGGCGGTCACGGCATAGGCAAAAGAGAAGCACACACCCACTAA
- a CDS encoding ABC transporter ATP-binding protein, whose translation MAKVLAFLKPYRIAVAIALSLMLTELAVELIQPLLMAKIIDEGILQNDLQEILKWGGIMLAASFVAFAAGVINSFYAAHVSQSFGFDVRKSLYDKVQSFSFANFNLFPTSSLITRMTNDITQLQNTVFMSLRIMMRAPLLIIGGLIMAFVVDVKLALILSAVAPFLFLFLFWVMGKGGALFKAVQEKLDSVNSVMQENLTGIRLIKAFVRRNHEVKRFTRTNEDLRDGTVKALRLMEVTMPVLLFIMNLSILGVLWFGSIQVNAGDVKVGEVVAIVNYATRITAAFSIFSWIIMAFSRARASANRVTEVLDTEVDLTDRQGSHDRKDLTVSRGEIHFKDVSFEYPGTSEKVLDGISFIIQPGETVAIMGATGSGKTSLFQLIPRLYDVTGGKVEIDGRDVRELKMENLRRKIGFVPQEALLFTGSVKENISWGKEHAAMEEITEAAVNAQIHETIMKLPQGYETRVGQKGVNLSGGQKQRLSIARALVRKPKILLLDDSTSALDMKTEAKLLSSLKQYTCTTMIITQKISTAMEADRILLLEDGVLLAEGDHETLLKTSGLYKRIFQSQSGEENRDYA comes from the coding sequence ATGGCGAAAGTATTGGCATTTCTTAAGCCTTACCGGATAGCGGTGGCTATAGCTCTGTCATTAATGCTGACTGAGCTTGCTGTTGAGCTTATTCAGCCATTATTAATGGCGAAAATTATAGATGAAGGCATCCTGCAGAATGATCTCCAGGAGATCCTGAAGTGGGGAGGGATCATGCTGGCTGCTTCTTTTGTGGCTTTTGCGGCTGGAGTCATTAATTCCTTTTATGCTGCACATGTCAGCCAGAGCTTCGGTTTTGATGTAAGGAAAAGCTTATATGACAAGGTTCAATCCTTCTCCTTTGCCAACTTTAATCTTTTTCCGACCTCTTCATTAATTACCCGTATGACGAATGATATTACGCAGCTTCAGAATACTGTTTTTATGAGTCTTCGAATCATGATGAGAGCACCTCTTTTAATCATCGGCGGACTGATTATGGCTTTTGTGGTAGATGTGAAGCTTGCTCTTATCTTATCAGCTGTGGCCCCATTCCTTTTTCTATTTCTGTTTTGGGTCATGGGAAAAGGCGGCGCGCTTTTTAAGGCAGTCCAGGAAAAGCTTGATTCTGTGAATAGCGTCATGCAGGAGAACCTGACTGGGATCCGGCTCATTAAAGCATTTGTCCGCAGAAATCATGAAGTGAAACGCTTCACTCGCACAAATGAGGATCTCAGAGATGGAACCGTTAAAGCATTACGTTTGATGGAAGTGACCATGCCTGTTCTGCTTTTCATTATGAATCTTAGTATTCTTGGAGTCCTTTGGTTTGGCAGCATACAGGTAAATGCAGGGGATGTAAAGGTAGGCGAGGTGGTTGCGATTGTGAACTATGCAACCAGAATAACGGCCGCATTCTCCATTTTTTCCTGGATTATCATGGCATTTTCCAGGGCAAGGGCCTCTGCAAACCGGGTAACAGAGGTACTGGATACTGAAGTGGATTTGACTGACCGTCAAGGATCTCATGATAGGAAGGACTTAACAGTGAGCCGGGGGGAAATTCACTTTAAAGATGTATCTTTTGAATATCCCGGCACTTCAGAGAAGGTACTCGATGGCATCAGCTTTATCATCCAACCCGGGGAAACAGTGGCAATAATGGGTGCAACAGGCTCCGGGAAGACCTCTTTATTCCAGCTTATCCCCCGCCTTTATGATGTGACTGGCGGGAAGGTTGAAATTGATGGGCGGGATGTCAGGGAATTGAAAATGGAGAACCTCCGCAGGAAAATCGGCTTTGTTCCTCAGGAAGCCCTGCTCTTTACAGGCAGTGTGAAAGAAAACATATCATGGGGAAAAGAACATGCAGCGATGGAGGAAATTACTGAAGCAGCTGTCAATGCGCAGATACATGAAACTATCATGAAGCTTCCACAGGGGTATGAAACAAGAGTGGGGCAAAAGGGTGTTAACTTATCCGGCGGGCAAAAACAGCGCCTTTCCATTGCCCGGGCGCTTGTACGTAAGCCAAAAATCCTTCTTCTTGATGACAGCACAAGTGCACTGGATATGAAAACAGAAGCAAAACTCCTGAGTTCATTGAAACAATATACTTGTACAACCATGATCATTACGCAGAAAATCAGTACAGCCATGGAAGCAGACAGAATCCTGCTGCTTGAGGATGGAGTGCTTCTTGCTGAGGGAGACCATGAGACTCTTCTTAAAACATCCGGATTGTATAAACGGATTTTTCAATCCCAGTCTGGAGAGGAGAACAGAGACTATGCTTAA
- the recX gene encoding recombination regulator RecX: protein MPTITKITVQKKNTDRYNIYMDYGKGEEYAFSVDEDVLIKHQLKKGMELDEFSLNEIGYQDDIRKAYNRAIHYLSRRMRSETEVRKHLAEKEVEDPVIQEVIHKLYNYHFLNDEEFAAAFVRTQMNTSDKGKGLIRTELKEKGISPQLIEMALEEYPRDAEVAAAIRLCEKYSKKYARDSSKILKQKLEQMLMRKGFNFDIIQEAVSETEIEKEEDEELAALKFQAEKARKKYANLPEFEYTQKMKQALFRKGFSFDLIEQFLSEEE from the coding sequence ATGCCGACTATTACGAAAATCACAGTCCAGAAAAAAAACACAGACCGCTACAATATATATATGGATTATGGGAAAGGTGAAGAATATGCATTTAGTGTGGATGAAGATGTTTTAATTAAGCATCAGCTCAAAAAAGGAATGGAGCTAGATGAATTCTCTTTAAATGAAATTGGCTATCAGGATGATATCCGGAAAGCCTATAACAGGGCTATTCATTATTTATCCAGAAGAATGCGCTCAGAAACCGAAGTCCGCAAACATTTAGCTGAAAAAGAAGTGGAAGATCCGGTTATTCAAGAAGTTATCCACAAATTGTATAATTACCATTTTCTAAATGATGAAGAATTTGCAGCAGCTTTTGTGCGTACACAAATGAACACATCAGATAAAGGAAAAGGCCTGATCCGCACAGAACTGAAGGAGAAAGGGATTTCCCCTCAATTAATCGAAATGGCATTGGAGGAATATCCAAGGGATGCTGAAGTAGCTGCTGCCATAAGGCTGTGTGAAAAGTATTCAAAGAAATATGCCCGTGATTCATCAAAAATCCTTAAACAAAAGCTGGAACAGATGTTAATGCGCAAAGGCTTTAATTTCGACATCATTCAAGAAGCCGTATCTGAAACGGAGATTGAAAAAGAAGAGGATGAAGAACTTGCTGCCCTGAAGTTCCAAGCGGAAAAAGCAAGAAAGAAATATGCAAACCTTCCTGAGTTCGAATATACGCAGAAAATGAAGCAAGCCTTGTTCAGAAAAGGTTTTTCTTTTGATTTAATAGAGCAATTTTTAAGTGAAGAAGAATAA
- a CDS encoding ABC transporter ATP-binding protein: MLKQIKEPFQHKKIPLELNGEFSKGKKPKSENMGATLRRIWSYLAYNKGLLYLVLFMVVISSAMGLLGPYLVGMAIDDYIVTKNSDGFIALLIWLGVIYVMNSLALWFQNYWMIGIAQETVFTMRTKLFGHLHRLPIPFFDKRQQGELMSRVTNDIENVSSTLNSSVIQVFSSLLTLIGTVSVMLWLSPLLTLITLIIVPLMFFGMKWITARTGRLFKEQQKNLGELNGFIEETISGQRIIKTFSQEQKVMAEFREKGKKLKLAGFWAQTYSGFIPKLMNVLNNLSFAIIAGVGGIFALNGMISIGVIVVFTEYSRQFTRPLNDLANQFNTLLSALAGAERVFDILDEDEEFQNEEQLKEFAEVKGEVEFRDVSFSYEEDGNTVRNVNLHVKAGQTAAFVGPTGAGKTTMINLLSRFYERDSGRILIDGEDIANVKKESLRKHMGFVLQDSFLFRGTVRENIRYGRLEASDEEVVEAAKLANAHSFIMKLPQQYDTVLSQDGNGISQGQKQLLSIARAFLANPDILILDEATSSIDTVTELKIQDALQELMKGRTSFVIAHRLNTIQNADKIFVLEEGRIIEEGTHESLLEQEGFYYRLHGRAAAGANA, from the coding sequence ATGCTTAAGCAAATTAAAGAACCTTTCCAGCATAAAAAGATTCCTCTTGAGCTGAATGGCGAATTTTCAAAAGGGAAAAAGCCCAAGTCTGAAAACATGGGGGCCACACTAAGGAGAATCTGGTCCTATTTAGCCTATAATAAGGGATTGCTATATCTCGTTTTATTCATGGTGGTCATCAGCTCGGCGATGGGTCTGCTTGGCCCCTATTTAGTCGGAATGGCTATTGACGATTACATTGTCACAAAGAACAGCGATGGATTTATCGCTTTACTTATCTGGCTAGGAGTCATTTATGTGATGAACTCGCTTGCCCTTTGGTTTCAGAACTATTGGATGATCGGCATTGCACAAGAAACGGTTTTTACGATGAGAACGAAGCTTTTCGGCCACTTGCACAGGCTGCCTATTCCGTTCTTTGACAAGCGGCAGCAGGGCGAACTGATGAGCAGGGTCACAAACGATATTGAAAATGTCAGCTCGACTCTGAACAGTTCAGTAATCCAGGTCTTTTCCAGCCTGCTGACCTTGATTGGCACTGTCTCCGTCATGCTTTGGCTAAGCCCTTTGCTGACGCTCATTACCCTGATCATTGTGCCGCTGATGTTCTTTGGAATGAAATGGATTACAGCACGGACAGGAAGGCTGTTTAAAGAGCAGCAGAAGAATCTTGGAGAACTGAACGGCTTTATTGAAGAAACCATATCAGGACAGAGGATCATCAAGACCTTTTCTCAGGAACAGAAAGTGATGGCCGAGTTCCGGGAAAAAGGGAAAAAACTTAAGCTGGCAGGGTTTTGGGCTCAAACTTATTCCGGGTTTATCCCGAAGCTGATGAATGTTCTGAACAACTTGAGCTTTGCCATTATCGCCGGGGTAGGGGGCATTTTTGCCCTGAATGGGATGATCTCAATTGGTGTGATTGTCGTGTTCACGGAGTATTCCCGGCAATTTACACGTCCGCTTAATGACCTGGCAAACCAATTTAACACCCTTCTATCTGCACTTGCAGGAGCAGAGCGGGTCTTTGACATCTTGGATGAGGATGAAGAATTCCAAAATGAAGAGCAGCTGAAAGAGTTTGCCGAAGTGAAAGGTGAGGTTGAATTCCGGGATGTTTCTTTTTCGTATGAAGAAGACGGAAATACGGTAAGAAACGTAAACCTCCATGTCAAAGCAGGCCAGACCGCTGCTTTCGTTGGTCCGACAGGTGCTGGAAAGACTACTATGATCAATTTGCTCTCCCGCTTTTATGAACGGGACTCAGGCCGTATTTTAATTGACGGCGAGGATATCGCCAATGTGAAAAAAGAAAGCCTTAGAAAGCATATGGGATTTGTCCTGCAGGATTCATTCCTATTCCGCGGCACTGTGAGAGAAAATATCCGCTACGGCAGGCTGGAAGCTTCAGATGAAGAAGTGGTGGAGGCTGCTAAGCTTGCCAATGCCCATTCATTTATCATGAAACTTCCTCAGCAGTATGATACAGTGCTGAGTCAGGACGGAAATGGCATCAGCCAGGGGCAAAAGCAGCTTCTTTCCATTGCACGTGCATTTCTGGCCAACCCGGACATCTTAATTCTGGATGAAGCAACAAGCAGCATTGATACCGTGACAGAGCTGAAAATTCAGGATGCCCTTCAGGAGCTGATGAAAGGAAGGACCAGCTTTGTTATTGCCCACCGTTTGAACACCATTCAAAATGCGGATAAAATTTTTGTTCTGGAAGAGGGCAGGATTATTGAGGAAGGAACACATGAATCACTGCTTGAACAGGAGGGCTTTTATTACCGGCTGCATGGCAGGGCGGCAGCAGGGGCAAATGCTTGA
- a CDS encoding vWA domain-containing protein, translated as MSSISLLKKSAGIVLEKKNLTNVTARVGLVLDISGSMRKLYKNGTVQRVVERILAVASQFDDDGALDVWVYDNEFSRLKPVTEHDFEGYVDQYILNNDLIHKFGRNDEPPVMEDVIQKYTSEDPSKDPAFIVFINDGGCKRTIKKPVVSSSDKPLFWQFVGIGDSNFEVLEKLDEMDGRYIDNANFFHIKDVEAISDSELYDLLLNEFPDWLKEAREKNVI; from the coding sequence ATGAGCTCTATTAGTTTATTAAAAAAATCAGCAGGCATTGTACTGGAGAAAAAGAACCTGACAAATGTCACTGCCAGAGTCGGTCTGGTGCTGGACATTTCCGGCTCCATGCGCAAGTTATATAAAAACGGGACCGTCCAGAGGGTTGTGGAGAGAATCTTAGCTGTTGCCAGCCAATTTGATGATGATGGAGCATTGGATGTCTGGGTCTATGATAATGAATTTTCCAGGCTGAAGCCGGTAACCGAACATGACTTTGAAGGATATGTGGATCAGTATATTTTAAATAATGATCTGATACACAAATTCGGAAGAAATGATGAACCACCGGTAATGGAGGATGTCATTCAGAAATATACCTCTGAAGATCCGAGCAAAGATCCTGCCTTCATTGTTTTCATTAATGATGGCGGCTGCAAAAGAACCATCAAAAAACCTGTTGTTTCATCATCCGATAAACCCTTGTTCTGGCAGTTTGTCGGGATAGGCGATTCAAACTTTGAGGTATTGGAAAAGCTGGATGAAATGGATGGCCGCTATATTGATAACGCAAATTTTTTCCACATTAAAGATGTAGAGGCCATTTCTGATAGCGAACTATATGACCTCCTGCTGAACGAATTCCCGGACTGGCTAAAAGAAGCAAGAGAAAAAAATGTCATTTGA
- a CDS encoding glycerophosphodiester phosphodiesterase family protein — MNKKKKILKRIMITLLILGVFLFLNNSSLLTKERNDKPLLLAHRGMAQTFHMEGITGETCTAERIYEPEHNFLENTIPSMKAAFEAGADVVELDIQLTKDGQFAVFHDWTLDCRTNAKGNTREYTMEELKKLDIGYGYTADHGKTQPFRGKGIGMMPSLDEVMEEFPEGDLLIHIKSNDSQEGVKLAEYLSMFPADRLEKITVYGGDNPIAALKEEMPGMRVMSKATLKDCLLPYIGAGWTGYVPNACKNSQIHIPESYTKLMWGWPNKFLNRMDEAGTRVIVVAGDGSWSEGFDRPEDLKRLPESYSGGIWTNRIELIAPVYKKE, encoded by the coding sequence ATGAATAAGAAAAAGAAAATCTTAAAACGGATAATGATAACTTTATTAATTCTCGGCGTATTTCTATTTTTAAACAACAGCTCCCTGCTTACAAAAGAAAGAAACGATAAGCCGCTGCTGCTCGCTCATAGAGGAATGGCACAGACCTTTCATATGGAAGGGATTACAGGGGAGACATGTACAGCTGAGAGAATTTACGAGCCTGAGCATAACTTTCTTGAAAATACGATTCCTTCCATGAAAGCAGCTTTTGAGGCAGGTGCAGATGTAGTTGAACTGGATATACAGCTTACAAAGGATGGACAATTTGCGGTGTTCCATGATTGGACGCTGGATTGCCGGACAAATGCAAAGGGTAATACGAGAGAGTATACAATGGAGGAATTAAAAAAGCTGGACATTGGATACGGCTATACAGCCGATCACGGTAAAACCCAGCCGTTTCGCGGTAAGGGAATCGGAATGATGCCGAGCCTGGATGAAGTCATGGAAGAGTTCCCGGAAGGAGATCTCTTAATCCATATTAAAAGCAATGACTCACAGGAAGGAGTAAAGCTTGCTGAATACCTGTCGATGTTTCCAGCAGACAGATTGGAGAAAATAACTGTATATGGAGGAGACAATCCAATTGCCGCACTGAAGGAAGAAATGCCTGGAATGCGGGTTATGTCCAAGGCTACATTGAAAGATTGCCTCCTGCCATATATAGGTGCTGGATGGACAGGTTATGTGCCAAATGCCTGCAAAAACTCACAGATTCATATTCCTGAATCGTATACAAAGCTGATGTGGGGCTGGCCAAATAAGTTCTTGAACCGAATGGATGAAGCAGGTACAAGAGTCATAGTGGTTGCCGGGGATGGAAGCTGGTCGGAAGGCTTTGACAGACCGGAAGACCTGAAACGGCTCCCTGAGAGCTATTCAGGAGGCATCTGGACAAACAGGATTGAGCTGATTGCCCCAGTATATAAGAAAGAATAG
- a CDS encoding SDR family NAD(P)-dependent oxidoreductase — protein MKSVIITGAGSGLGKELALLFAGQGFHIVLTGRTLDKLQSVEQEIHEAGGSAQCFTADITQTNEIAKLMEQLQNHELYGLINNAGVGHFGPVNSLSEQNIEDMFDTNTLGTIYMTQAVLPFLKDENEGLLMNIISTAGLKGKVNESVYVASKFAVRGFTESLQKELENTNIKVKAVYMGGMDTPFWDESDHIKDKSRLRSPKEVAEMILDHMEEDSIVIESKK, from the coding sequence ATGAAATCAGTCATCATTACCGGAGCAGGGTCCGGCTTGGGAAAAGAGCTTGCTTTATTGTTTGCGGGACAGGGATTTCATATTGTTTTAACAGGCAGGACATTGGATAAGCTTCAGAGTGTGGAACAGGAAATTCATGAAGCAGGCGGAAGCGCTCAATGTTTTACAGCAGATATCACACAAACCAATGAGATAGCCAAATTAATGGAGCAACTCCAAAACCATGAACTTTATGGCCTGATAAACAATGCCGGGGTTGGGCATTTCGGGCCTGTTAACAGCCTTTCGGAGCAAAATATCGAGGACATGTTCGACACCAACACGCTCGGTACTATTTACATGACACAGGCGGTTCTGCCCTTTTTAAAAGACGAAAACGAAGGCCTTCTGATGAATATCATTTCGACTGCGGGCTTAAAAGGGAAAGTAAATGAATCCGTGTATGTGGCAAGCAAATTCGCTGTAAGGGGTTTTACGGAGAGCCTTCAGAAGGAACTGGAGAATACAAATATTAAAGTTAAAGCAGTTTATATGGGCGGCATGGACACCCCTTTCTGGGATGAAAGCGACCATATTAAGGATAAATCGAGGCTTCGTTCTCCTAAAGAAGTGGCAGAAATGATTCTAGATCATATGGAAGAAGACTCAATTGTCATCGAGTCAAAAAAATAA